The sequence AAGGCGGCCCTGCAGGAATTGCCCGAGGACTTCCGCATGGCGGTGTACTACGCCGATGTGGAGGGTCTGCCGTACAAGGAGATCGCCGAGATCATGGACACCCCGATCGGCACCGTCATGTCGCGTTTGCATCGCGGCCGCCGTCAACTGCGCGAACTGCTCGCCGACGTGGCTCGCGAGCGTGGGTTCAACCGGTCCGCCCAGACCTCGGAGAGCGGAGCGGCGCGATGAGCGGCACGTATCGTCCTGAGGAGCCGCAGTCGGCTTCCGACGACATCGATCCGGAATTCCTGCAGCTCGACTGTTCGGCGGTGATCGCCGATGTGTGGTTGCTGCTCGACAACGAGTGCGACTCGGACGCCCGTTCGCGTCTCCAGGGCCACCTCGACAGCTGCCCGTCGTGCTTCGCCCACTACGGCATCGAGCAGCAACTCAAGACCCTGATCAACCGCAAATGCGGTGGCGATCACGCGCCCGAGGGGTTGCGTGACCGCTTGCGGGTCGAGATCCGCAAAACCGTCATCGTCCGGGAGACCGGCGGCTCGGTCGACTGACGTCTCGCGTCACCGAGAAACGGTCTCGCGCCACCGAGAAACGTCGGCGCCGGCCCCCCCAGAAACGTCGAGAGCATCCACTGTGCTCGAGAGTCATTGCTCTCGAGAACTCCGTGGATGCTCTCGATGTTCTGCTGGGCGCTGTCGACGTGATGTCGTCGCCGGCGCCCGGACGTGTGCTCGTACTCGGCTGAGTCGTGCTCGACTCAGGAGTTGGGACGCTTGCCGTGGTTGGCAGCGTTCTTCTTCCGAGCGCGCTTCTTGCGTCCGCGCTTACCCATGACGGATCTCCTTCGTGCTGTGTGCGTCCTCGATTGTCCCATGTCGGGGGTCCGCGATCCCAATCGCCTCGTTCCGACGGCCCCCGAGGCCCCGCACGGCTCGTCGAGAGCTCGCCGAGAGGTGGCGCGGACCCCGTCATGGCGGCATCGGAAGTGGGCTAGGTTATGTGCATGGCTGAAGACGTCGTCGCAGAGATCGTGGCAAGCGTGCTGGAGGTGCGGGCAACCGCCGGCCAACAGGTCGACGTCGGCGACACGCTCTTCCTGCTCGAGTCGATGAAGATGGAGATCCCGGTCCTCGCAGAGGAATCCGGCACTCTCGCGGACATCAAGGTCAAGGTCGGTGATGTGATCCAGGCCGGTGACGTCATCGCGGTCTACGAGTAGCCAACGCTCGGTGCCACCGTCGCCCGCGCCACCGACGCCGCAGCTCCGCTGAACCGATCACGTCATGTCGACCCTGGCAGACCTCCTCGCCGAGCACACCACGCTGTCGGATGCCGCAGCCGCGCATCTACAGCGTCTGGTCGCCGAATGGCAGCTGCTCGCCGATCTCTCGTTCGCCGACTTCTTGATGTCGGTTCGCACTGACAGCGGCGATATCGTCACGGTGGCCCAGTGCCGGCCCAACACCGCGTCGACGGTCTTCCCGAGCGACGAGGTGGGGCGCATCGCCGAACCCGAGGTCAACCGGCAACTCGAACGTGCGTTTGCCGCCGATCGGGTGCTGCGGGACGAGGACCCGAAGTGGCTCGGCTCGGTTGCGATCCGGCGGGAGGCGGTGCCGGTCGGCTTCGCCGACGCCGACGGCCCGATCGCGGTGCTGACCCGCGCGATCGATCTCACGCATCCCCGTCTGCCGTCGCCGCTCGAGCTCGCCTATCAGGACTCTGCCAACGACCTGTGCCAGATGGTCGCCGACGGCTCGTTCCCGCATCTGGAGGGCAATCCGCGCGGTCTGTCCACACCGCGCGCGGGCGACGGCTTCGTCCGCGTGGACGAGAACGGCATGGTCGTCTACGCGAGTCCCAACGCCTTGTCCGCGTTCCACCGGATGGGATGGACCACCGAACTCACCCACGCTCGGCTCTCCGAGGTGGCGTCTTCCCTGCTGACCGATCCGTTCGAATCCGAGGACGTCGCGGTGATGATCGACGAGGCGGTCGGCGTCAGCGAACCGCCGGCCGGACCGTACCGGGATGTCGGGATGCGGATGGAGGCCGATGCGCGGCGCGCGACCGCATTGCTCCGAGCCGTTCCCCTCCGGCCGCGTGGTGGCAGTACCGGGGCCGTCGTCCTGATCCGCGACGTCACGGAGGTGAAGCGCCGCGACCTCGCGCTGATCAGCAAGGACGCCACCATCCGCGAGATCCATCATCGGGTGAAGAACAATCTGCAATCGGTCTCGGCCCTCTTGCGGCTACAGGCCCGCCGCACCACCAACCCCGAGGCACGCGGCGCCCTCACCGAGGCGGTCCGTCGGGTGGCGTCGATCGCACTCGTCCACGAACTGCTCTCGGGCAGCGTCGATGAAGAGGTGGACCTCGACGAGGCGGTCGACCGGCTGGTTCCCATCCTGGTGGACGTGGCGTCCGGGGATGCCACGGTCCGGGTCACCCACCGTGACCGACTCGGTGTGTTGGCCGCGGAACTCGCGATGCCCTTGGTGATGGTGTTGACCGAGTTGATCCAGAACGCCATCGAGCATGGCTTCACGGGTTCCACGTCTGACAGCGAGATCGAGGTGGTTGCCGACCGGGACGTCCGCGAATTGCGGATCTCGGTGCGTGACAACGGTTCCGGGCTGCCAGAAGGATTCGAGGTGGCAACCTCGGACCGACTCGGATTGCAGATCGTGCAGACGCTGGTGTCGATCGAACTGGGCGGCACGCTCACGATGGGCTCCAACCCGACGGGTCGGGGCACCGAGGTGAGTATCGTCATCCCGCTCCGGTAGCCATGTGTGGCAAGAGATCACAGTACTCGCGAACCGAATCACGTCGTACCGGTTGGTGTTACGGCGTCGCGGTCATCGAATGGCCACTCGTGCAACATCTCAGCCCAGGCTTCCACGAAAAAGACCCGGCCGAGGCCGGGTCTCTTTCATGGCCGCTCACGCGGCTCGGGTCATGCTCTCAGACGCTGCTGCGCGTCCGGGTACGCGCGGTGCGCCGCTTGAGTGCGCGCCGTTCATCTTCGCTCATGCCTCCCCAGACGCCTGCGTCCTGGCCGGATTCCAGGGCCCACGAAAGGCATTCGGCCGTGACGGGGCACCGGGCGCAGACGAGCTTCGCATCAGCGATCTGCGCGATGGCCGGGCCACTGGTTCCCACTGGGAAGAACAGTTCCGGATCTTCGTCGCGACAGATTGCGTTGTGACGCCAGTCCATTCCTTCTCCTTCAGGTGCTTTTACGCACCACTCGACAACTCCCATGTCTGGTGTGTTGTGGCTGTAACCGCTAGTTCACGCGGACCCACCGAATGTTTCCGCACTGTTGCTTGTGAATACTTTCACGAATCCAGGCGAAGTCAATGGTGTTCCGTTAACACGTGTGCAATATCACTGTGGTGACCACCCCGATTTCCTGGGGGTGCTTGCACTCGATGTGCACCGATGTATTAGTCTACCCGCTCTTCACGCGAAATTCGCCTGATTTCCCAGGTCGTCGTCACGGATCACTGGTGGTGTTGGCGTCAACCGCAGTACTCTGTGAGCCATGCCACGACGACGATGTTGATCTTCATCACATCGACTGAGGGCGGCCGCCTCTGTTGCCGCCCTGGCCGAGGATGCCATCCCGCTCTACCCGCTCTATGCGGTGATGTTCGCCGACCCCACAGTACCGGGAGCAGGTTTGTCGGCGGCGGCGATTTCATCTCTGTTCATCCTGTGGTCGGCTTGTTCTTTCCTGTTCGAGATCCCGGCCGGGATTCTGGCCGATCGCATACCGCGCCGACTGCTGGTGGTGACCGGGCCGGTGTGCAGCGGGGCGGGATTCGCGTTGTGGACCTGGTGGCCGTCCTATGGGTCGTTCGCGGCCGGATTCGTGCTGTGGGCCGTGGGGACCGCGCTGCGCTCCGGCGCCCTGCAGGCGTTGCTCTATGACACCCTCGCCGCACGGGGGCAGGCGATGCAGTACGCAGCTCTCGCCGGTCGCGTCCGGGCGATGGGGGCAACCGGTGTCCTCGTCGGGACCGCCACGGCGATCCCGCTGACCGCCTGGGGTGGCTACCCGGCAGCGGGAGCGGCCAGCGTCATCGCGTGCCTGTTCTGTGCCGCGGCGTCGGCGATGCTGCCCGAGGATGCGCCCCCGCGGCGCGTGGGGAACCGCGAGGACGCCGCTCACCGGGATCGCGACGGTGGGACTCGGCCCGACAGCGACGCGGCGGGGTGGCGTGGCGTGGTCGCCGAAGCGTTCGCACACCTGCGCGGGGACCGTCTGCTGCGTCGCGTCGTCGTCCTGGCGATTGCGTTGACCTGGGTTTCCGCGCTCGACGAATATCTGCCGCTGCTGGCGGACACCATGTGGTCGGGCACGGCGTGGTGGGGTTCGGCCGCGACAGGGGTGTCGATGCTCATGGTGGTGGTGGCGGTGGGCGACATCGCCGGCGGCCATGCGGCTTCACGCACCGACGTCACCGACCTCCGGCCCCGGCGTCTGGTTCCCTGGCTCCTCGCCGGCGCCGCAGCCCTGGGCCTCGGTGCCATTTCCGGCCATCCAGCGGGAATCATCTTGGTGGCCTTCGCATTCGGTGTCTTCAGCTGGTCGCTGGTGATGGCGGACGCGATCATGCAGCGCCGCCTCCCGTCGGGTGCCCGTGCCACGATCACCTCGGTGGTCGGAGTGGGTGAGGAGATGGTCGCGATCGGCGCCTTCGGAGCCTGGGCGGTGGGATCGACGTGGTTGGCACCCACGACGTCGTTCGCCGTCGCCGCTGTTCCCTACGCCGTGATGGCCTTGGTGTTGATGGTCTCGTCGTCGGGTGCGACCACGGCGAGGGCCTCCGGCCGATAACCGAAGTCGATGGAGCGGTGGGCGCCGATGTAGT is a genomic window of Gordonia sp. SID5947 containing:
- a CDS encoding WhiB family transcriptional regulator — protein: MDWRHNAICRDEDPELFFPVGTSGPAIAQIADAKLVCARCPVTAECLSWALESGQDAGVWGGMSEDERRALKRRTARTRTRSSV
- the rsrA gene encoding mycothiol system anti-sigma-R factor, with translation MSGTYRPEEPQSASDDIDPEFLQLDCSAVIADVWLLLDNECDSDARSRLQGHLDSCPSCFAHYGIEQQLKTLINRKCGGDHAPEGLRDRLRVEIRKTVIVRETGGSVD
- a CDS encoding MFS transporter, yielding MFADPTVPGAGLSAAAISSLFILWSACSFLFEIPAGILADRIPRRLLVVTGPVCSGAGFALWTWWPSYGSFAAGFVLWAVGTALRSGALQALLYDTLAARGQAMQYAALAGRVRAMGATGVLVGTATAIPLTAWGGYPAAGAASVIACLFCAAASAMLPEDAPPRRVGNREDAAHRDRDGGTRPDSDAAGWRGVVAEAFAHLRGDRLLRRVVVLAIALTWVSALDEYLPLLADTMWSGTAWWGSAATGVSMLMVVVAVGDIAGGHAASRTDVTDLRPRRLVPWLLAGAAALGLGAISGHPAGIILVAFAFGVFSWSLVMADAIMQRRLPSGARATITSVVGVGEEMVAIGAFGAWAVGSTWLAPTTSFAVAAVPYAVMALVLMVSSSGATTARASGR
- a CDS encoding biotin/lipoyl-binding carrier protein, which produces MAEDVVAEIVASVLEVRATAGQQVDVGDTLFLLESMKMEIPVLAEESGTLADIKVKVGDVIQAGDVIAVYE
- a CDS encoding PAS domain-containing sensor histidine kinase, with the translated sequence MSTLADLLAEHTTLSDAAAAHLQRLVAEWQLLADLSFADFLMSVRTDSGDIVTVAQCRPNTASTVFPSDEVGRIAEPEVNRQLERAFAADRVLRDEDPKWLGSVAIRREAVPVGFADADGPIAVLTRAIDLTHPRLPSPLELAYQDSANDLCQMVADGSFPHLEGNPRGLSTPRAGDGFVRVDENGMVVYASPNALSAFHRMGWTTELTHARLSEVASSLLTDPFESEDVAVMIDEAVGVSEPPAGPYRDVGMRMEADARRATALLRAVPLRPRGGSTGAVVLIRDVTEVKRRDLALISKDATIREIHHRVKNNLQSVSALLRLQARRTTNPEARGALTEAVRRVASIALVHELLSGSVDEEVDLDEAVDRLVPILVDVASGDATVRVTHRDRLGVLAAELAMPLVMVLTELIQNAIEHGFTGSTSDSEIEVVADRDVRELRISVRDNGSGLPEGFEVATSDRLGLQIVQTLVSIELGGTLTMGSNPTGRGTEVSIVIPLR